CTTCCTTATTTTCTTTAATGTTCTCTTTTTTTAtcatccttatcttcttcttctttttttccaataccaaaaatgtcaaaaaacttATATAGGGCCATACTTAAACCTTGATGCAGAGGAGGATAGGCCCCATCATCAATAAATTTTTTAAGATATGAAAACAAATAGAATGTCAAGTTTATCTTTTTTCTATATAGAATGTCAAGTTTATCTTTTTTCTATGTCGAATATGAGTTAGAAAGGGAAAGTGATACCCATGAATAGTTTCAAATCTCCCATATAGCATAAATTATTTCATTACATATAGACTTACCGAGGCCCAAGAGATAGGAAGGTTTTCTCAACTATAGTCATTCTTAAATTTCTTAGCATTATCCCCTTCCTCAAAAAAAGCAATGATGAACCTTTGATATCAACCATTACTTCTCTTCTGAAATCTCAAACCCTCACATTTCAGAGAAATCACTTTAACAATCAAATCATTAGTGACTTGAAAACATACACCCCAATAGTTACCTCTCCTTTCTCCAAATAGTTGATGAACTTAGAAGTTGGCTTATTGTTATTATCCTTTCATGGCAACAAAAAGGAGTGTTGCCCCCTTGCTAAACAAATTCCCATAACTCAACATTTTCCCCCAAGGCTTCACAAGAGATAGGCTTTGTTCACTTCCTTAGACCccctatttttccttctctttgtaATTTGCACTAATCCAATAGTGAAAGGctctaaacacaaaaaaaaattctacTTCTGTTTTAATTGCCAAATTTTTAGAAAATAGAGATTTGACTATCACAAATCCTATTAAAAAATTACCACTTCTATCAAGAAAAAGTCCTTGTTGAAACAAGCCTAATTTGTGAATTTCATAGAAaaagatagttttttttttaagaaagataAATTCTTGTAGACAAGGAGGAACAATGTGGACCCCCCTCCTAAAAGTTCTTGTGCTTGTAGATAATAGATCATTCACACTATTGATTCTATGCATAAATTGTGTGAACACCATTGTAGTTATTCAACAAAGGGAATGTTGGTAGAGGTTGCCATTTGTTGAAGATAATAATTTTGAGCTCTACATACTAGATTCTCATTTATCATGAATGGGCCACTATTATATTAAGTTAGTAATATGTTTCTTGATGCATCAAAATCTCTCAAGTATGTCATCCATCGTATTCTTCACAATTCATCTCAAACAAATTAGAAAGCTTAGTTGTGTTGGCCTTATTAAGCAAATTTAAACAATTGATAAACCCTTAATGATCATTGATGATAATTATAATGGACACTTTATGATTTTGAAATAAACAATATATAGACTTTGACAATACCAATATAAGTGTTGTCTCTATTGAATGAGTGTGCCTCCTTTATTATAAGTGATAAATTCTTTTGTATAACACTCTGTGTAGTAGTTAACAATAATGATTAGTTGGAAAGAGGTCAACTTAGCTCTGTGGCTAGATTTAAAATTTAGGGGTTGAATCTTTGGATGCAAAACTACTAGATTAAAGCTACAAGTGTAATATGAACTTAGGAAAGGAACTACTCATTTGTAATTTGGGAAAGTTGCAATAGAAATTAAAATATCTATCATTATTAACTAGAAAATGAAATAGTGGAAACACTAAATCAATCCAAATTATGCATAAAATCAAATATTTAGAACACTTATAAAAAATGGTCCATAAAATTAAAGATAGATATATACACTTTTCATTATTACTGATGTATCCAATTCAAAACATAAATGACACCATTAATGAAAACACAAAGGGACGCCATAATGGATCAATTTTTCCTTCACCATCCTTCTCTAATCCGTTTCTACAACCCAAAGAAATTATAATCTATAGCAATATGGAACTACCCTTTTTAACAATATTTTACAACTTTCAAAAATTGTCATTTTCCTTCTTTTGGTAATTTTCCAAACTTATCTAGCAAATAAAGATAACTTCTAAATACCTAAAATTCACAACTTTGACACAAATTGACAACTTTCTAAATTAAAAACTGACAACTTTCTAAActaaaaaaatgacaactttctaAACTAACTAAAAAATAAACTCTCTAGTCTCTAAAAACTAGAAAGCCAAGTCACTGCATCATTCTCCTCTGGTTAAAAAGAACGTAGCTCCTGCAAGTTGTTGTGCTCAAACTATTGCCACTTGTCTTGATCCAACTTCTTCAACTCCCACTCTGTAATCCAGGTGCTATCTGTTGGCGATAATCCTTCCCACTGTAGCAAGTATCTATTATGTTGACCTTGCAGAATGTAAATTGCCTTCTTGTCCACATTTTTTCCTTTCGGCTTTTCTATCACATGTATTTCATCTTTAATAAAATTGGAAAAATTAAATTTTACCTCCTTCTCCTTTGTTGATACTGCAACATCCTCATCTTTATTTCTAGCTACATTGTGATATTTCAAATCTTAAACATCCTCCAAAGGAACTACTTCTAGTGTTTCTTCACCTTCTTTTATGTGCATCATCAAGGCATAACAGAAACTTGTTACCTTCATTTATTTGACAAGATCTTTTTTAGACAACATAGTCTcaccttttccttcatacttaagaGGCAACAAAATTACTTTAGATCCATTCTTCCAAAAGGTGTATGTGTTGTTCTCACCATCATGAATAACTTTCTTATCATACTATCATGGCCTCCTCAACAATATATGACATACATCCATGGGGATGCCATCTCACCATAATTCATCCTTATAGATCTTTCCTATGGAAAATTTAATTAGACATCTCTTATCAACAATGAATTCATTTCCTTTTTTGAACCATGCAATATGATAGCGATGGGGATTTTTTTCACATTGCAAATTTAATTTATCTACCATTTCTCTAGAAACCATATTTTGACATACCTTTCCTCTTAAGTGCATCTATttcaaaagatgttggataagCCATGAGTCATCAGAATTTTTAGTTCATACTTTCTCCCTCTCTAGAATTACCATGGTTCTTCTCATTATGAGGTTTTCTCCTACATTTAGTGAAACCTAAGATCTaattccttcttctacattctcaaCTTGAGCTAGGTTCAACATGGGTGGTCCTCCTTGAGTTCTTTCTTGCATTCTATAATTTGAACATTTAAATACTATGTGACCTTCTCCATAATTAAAGCAAACAAAAGGCTTATGTGGATTTCTCCATCCTCTACCACCATTATAACATTTGCCCCTGTGAAACCCTTTTCCTCGTTGTTGAGTTTGCATTTCGTGTTGGGTATCATCTAACTTTTCTCCTCCCTAAGATGATTCTCCTTGATGCTAATTTAAGTCACCCTACAATGAATATTTAGTACCTATTTTTCCTCCTCCGTTCCTTTGAAAatattgtttgttttgtttttcctCTGCCTTTAGAGCCAACTTGTAGGCCTCTTCTATACTGCTAACTCGATGCATGCTCAGTTCATCTTGAATAGAAAATTTAAGGCCATTTACATACCTAGCAGCCATCTACTTATCAGTTTCTTGATGCTCCACACAAATGAACAACTTGTAAAATTCATTTATATAATCTTGTACAATAGATAGATTATGGTTTAAAATTTGGAACTTATGAAAAAGGGTTCTTGATCTTATCTTTTCCTTTCCTAGTTCGTTCCTTTTGTAAATGATCCCACCAAATCATTGCACAATGCTTCAACTTAGTGCATGCAAATTTAACCTTATTTTCATCTACCATAGACTTCCACCCAAAGAATTTCTCCATATTATTTAACCAATCTACCAACTCCTCTGGTTTGAGACTACCTACATAATCAAAAACTTTAATTCCATCATTTTCATTCCGCCCTGCCAATGCTCTCAGTATCCTTTCTTCAAAGTTTGGGCACTCTAACCATTCTTCTCCTTCATAATCTACATGTTGATCTAGACCTCTTTGTTTTGCTTCTTCATCAGAATTATTTTCCCTTGTTCCCTAATTTTCTATGATGTTTGCAAGCTCTGCTACTTGTCTTTGTAGATTTTGCACATCTCTATGCATCTAAGCAagacttcctcttcctcttcctctcccaaCCATCTTCCCGCTCTGATACCAGATGATGTAGCCAACTCAAAACATAAATGACACCATTAATGAAAACACAAAGGGACACCAGAATGGATCAATTTTTCCTCCACTatccttcttcaatttgtctctacaacccaaataaattataatatattgtAATATGAAATTACCCTTTTTAACATTTGTTGACAACTTTCAAAAATTGTcattttccttcttttgataatttttgaaacttatctagaaaataaaaaaaacttctaaaaaccTAAAAAACATAACTTTGACACAAATTGATAACTTTCTAAACTAAAAAATGACAACTTTCTAAAAACTAGAAAGCAAAGTCCTTGCATCAATTACACTAAATTGTTTAACATTAATTAAAACTATATGTAAATATTTGTGATACAAAACTTTATTACAACACCCAAATTCgattaaacaaaacaaaagaaaaaccaaCCATACTTGTTTGCTGACCTTGGCTTTGTCATGTAAATTAACTgaacacaaaataaataaatagattaaaaaaaattataaatttttttccTAAAGAGTCTTCTCCTTGATAAGGGCAGGTCCCCATGCGGCTGCTAAGCCTATTTTTGCTAGCAGTCACTGCTCAATATTTTTAGGAGCAATTTATATAGCTGGTGGCCCCATGGATATTTAATTTTACTGCTTATCTTTGAAATAATTATCTTAAATTTTAGTTTTAGATGAAAAAATGTATGTAATACTTTTGGAGTAAATTTAGGAGAAATTATTGGAGGCAAATAAAAAGGAGGGAAAGAAATTTGTGGAGCCACATATCATTTTTCTCCATAAGCAGTTGCTGCTTATTTTCAgcccccctttttttcaaagcttatttttaatttctaagcagtagctgctccactaaaatagggagAGATTCCAATTTATCCAATTCCCCTAAATAAAAATTTGCATGCGGACACATcagctgcttaaatttaagcagataaTGCACTTAAGCAGCGGCATGGAGACAGGGGGTAAGTCTGATACACCAACTCCTAAACAATTTTCATATCTAAATTAAAAATCATATGCTCAACATTTCAAAGACTAGGGAGGTGATGTCTTCTGAACATGATTCTTGCAGTGCAGTGCTGCAAACAAGGAAATGCAACTTGAGAATTGCAATCAGCAATGGAAAGTGAAACCTTGATAGAGACTGATACTGCCATTGCAATGCCATTCTCAACATCAGAAGCAAATAAATGGTCATCATACCACTTTTGAAGACGAAGGCGGTGACACTGTTTCATTCTCATCGTGATCCAAGTAGATTGAATAACAATGCACATTTTTCACGTATCAAACATACTCATacaatgccaatgccaatgccaTTGAAATCCACTGCCAATCTCAATTTCAGAGCGTTATGTAGAAAGGATCAGTTGAAGGAGGCGCTACACATTCTGCTCACTACACACACACCCCCTGTAAACCCTTCTGCATATTTTCAACTATTGCAGACCTGCATTGCCAATAATGCGCTTTCACAAGGTACACAAATCCACTGTCTCATCACGCAGAGGGAATTTCCATTTATTACAAGTACACTTTTTCAAAATAAGCTTATTGACATGTATGTCAAATGCGGAAGTCTGGCGCATGCTCGGAAGGTTTTTGACGACATGAAAAAACGAAGTGTCTCCTCATGGAATACCATTATCGCAGCTTACCGAAGACATGGGTATCCTCACGAGGCATTGACATTGTTTCACCAAATGCAACGAACAGGTGTCGAACCCGATCACTTCGCCTTCGCCACCATACTACCAGCTTGTGCCAAAATaagagatttggaacagggtatggacatccatcgaaGCATAATAGAAAGGggatttttgtcagatgttgtagttgcaagtgccctgctagacatgtatgcaaaatgtggaagcatcgataaggcacgtgaactgtttgacaaaatgcctggaaaaaatgtgatctcatggaatgcaatgatcgcaggatatgcacaaaatggtgaTCTTGACAAGGCTCTAaagattttcaaagaaataccggaaagaaatgtggtttcatggAATGCTATGGTCGCGGGATatgaacaaaatggatttgttgaaaaggccttGGAGTCATTTAAGCAAATGCGTTTGGCAGGCATAAAGCCTGACCGGGCAACCTTTGCCAGCGTCCTACCAGCCTGTGCCGAAATGGGATCTCTAGAAAAGGGTATgggcatccatgaaagcataatcGAATTTGGATTTTTGTCAGACGTGGTAGTTGcaaatgccctgatagacatgtatgcaaaatgtggaagaatagaAAAGGCACGCCAAGTGTTTAACAAAATGCCTGAAAAAAATGTAGTTTCATGGACGGCAATGATGGCGGGATATGCACAAGGTGCTTTTCTTGGCGAGGCTTTAAGGCTTTTTAAAGAAATGCCACAACCAGATCTCATCTCATGGAATACCATCATTGTAGGATATGCGGTAAATGGGTTTGCTGAAAAAGCCTTGGAggcttttaagcaaatgcaattggctggtGTAGAGCCTaactccacaacctttgccaacatcctctcagtctgtgccaaaatgggagtttTAGAACAGGGAATGGACATTCATCAAATTGTAATAGAATGTGGATTATCGTCAGATGTTCTAGTTGcaaatgccctgatagacatgtatgcaaaatgtggaagcttaCAGaaggcacgtgaattgtttgaaaaaatgcctcaaagagacgtgatctcatggactgcaatgattgcaggatatgcacaaaatggcgTTCTTGGTGAAGCTTTAAGGCttttcaaagaaatacctcaaccagatgtcatctcatggactgcaatgattgcaggatatgtgcAAAACGGGCATTGTGAAGAGGCCGTAGAATTCTTTAAGAAAATGCAATTAACAGGTGTAAAGCCAGATTCCACAacttttgccagcatcctcccagcttgtgccaaaattggagctttagaacagggtatagacatccatcaaagcataattgaaaGCAGGCTATTGTCACATACTACAGTTGCaaatgccctggtagacatgtacgcaaaatgtggaagcatacacaaAGCACGTGAACAGTTTGACAAAATCCCTCAAAGAGATGTCGTCTCGTGGAATGCAATGATtggaggatatgcacaaaatggcttTTGCAAAGATGCTCTCAAAatctttgaattaatgaagcactccGGAACACAACCTGATCATGTAAGCTTTACTTGTGTTTTATTAGCTTGCAGCCATGCAGGTTTAGTTGACGAGGGCTGTAAATATTTCAATGGAATAAGTGACTCATATTGCACTATGCCTACGCTTGACCATTATGTGTGCATGGTCGACCTTCTTGGCCGTGCCGGCTATCTCGAGGAATGTCTAAACTTTATCATCAAAATGTCAATTAAACCTGTGGTGGTTGTGTGGATGTGTTTGCTTGGTGCCTGTAGATCATATAAAAATATAGGGTTAGGAGTATTTACAGCAACTCTTCTTTTTGAGCTGGATCTTCAAAATGCTGCGACTTATGTTCTTCTGTCAAACATCTATGCAGAAGGGGGCAAGTGGGCTGAGGTTCAAATGATAAGGAAATTGATGAAAGATAAAGGAATTACCAAAACACCTGGATGTAGTTGGATTGGAGAACGTGAGATTGTACACGCTTTTTGTGTAGAAGacagatcacacccatgaacacaGTAGATTTTGGCAATGTTGGAGAAGATGTCTTGGAAGATAAGGCAGTCGGGTATATTCCAAATTCAAGACATCTACTGAAAGATGTGGTTAAGGAAGGAGACGTATTCCTCTGCCACCATTTTGAGAAGTTAGCAATCACATCTGGATTGTTAAGCATCTATCATGGAACGACTATTAGACTCATCAAAAACCTTTGAGTGAGTGCTAATTACACTGCaaccaagtttctttccaagatTGTTGCAAGACAGGTTGGTTTGATATATGCGAACCAGTTCCACCATTTGAAACAAGGAGAATGTTCTTTTGGCGATGCTAATTGCAACAATTGTAAACATGGGTTTTCAAAGTGCAGTATCAAACCTGGAGCAATAAAGAAGTGACCAGGTTTTATTTTCGATTTCTATAAGTAAATTTTCTGAGCATTTGGAGGTCCAAACCATGCTGCTGACTCCATGAAATCAGATGTATATTATGCCCGCTGCATCACTTCTTATTACTTCCTGCCTTGGGCAGGCAGATTATGTTGAGGATGTGAAGTCGAATAGTGATGACTATTCCTTTCTTCTTCTCCCTGTCTTTTCATCTACAAAGAGTTAAACATTGGTATATAAGAATGAGTGCAGATTGCTTATGTAATGAATCTGATAACTATTTATAAAGATATTGACCTGCTTGAGAGTGGGTGTAGCCTTTATGGTGAACTACTATAAATCTTGTGTTTTGTGTCTTGATCTTGTTTATGTTTTTCATATATGATTATGTCTTCATTTTATTTGCTTTTATTTAATTAACAAGTGGTAACAGAACTTACTTAGAGCCAAAGAGAGCGGAGATGGAAGATGATTGGGTGTTGGATCCTAGAGCTGGGTGCTTCTATGTAGTAAAGAGACACTGAAGTGGGAGTTGATCATTCTACTTCATATTCGCCGTTGTGTGGAATTTTAGCTGCTCGGAAGAGGCTTTTGGATCATTTAGATGATGTTGCTGATTCAATTATTGATGAATTCCTTAGTATGTTGGAATTTGACAGTGACATGGACCATATGCCAAAAATGAAAGGTGTTGTGGCTGCCAAGGTTGAAGGAGATGCAGACTCGCCAATGTGTTTTGAAAAATGATGGGAAAGATATCTGGCGATCCACCTCTATATGCTGTGTACATTGGCGGGATGAAgaaagtgagactccaacatcaacTAATGGTTTGATTGCAGATGACAAGggaagatcaaaagaaagaggGAAGAGTCCAAGAAATCGTGAGAAATCACAAGGTCGGTCAAAATCCGAAGGTAGAGATGGTGGTTGTTAGTATTGTTGCAAGCAAGGCCACATCAAAAAGAATTGATAGTCTTATAAGAATACTGTAAATCAACCAAAAGAAGTGGATATTAGGTTTGTGTTTTTCTCAATTCTTGATGCAGCTGTGGCATGTATAAATGGTTTGAGCAACCATGAACCGAAGAGTGAGATAGAGCGTTTGCAAAGAGAAGCTGCTGAAGCTGATAGGAGGCGTAAGGAACGGGAAGAGGCCATGGCAAGAGCTGCTCAGGAAGCAGCTTTGGAAAGGCGGCGCCAAGAAAAGGCTCTATTAAATGTTGATGGTTTTAGAAATTCACAGGTGGAATGTAATCTATGGCAGTCAACATATAATAATGCACATAGTGCGCTGAAAAATGTTGATTCGCAGGTATTAAGGAATAAATTGCCACGGATGTTGGTTCGTAGGGGACATTTGATGGTCCTAGTGCCACTTAGGCGGTGAGGGAACCACCCCCTAATTCTGGTCTACGGGATTCAAACAACCACTTTTGTATCTTACGAGAGTTTGTGAGAGACAAGTTGTTCCCCGGGAGTCTAATTGGATGAGATGCTATCTTTTCCTAGGGACGCCTCAAATAGAGGTTAAGTCTGACATTGATTTTTTGGAGTATCCCACAGTGGAGACAATCTTTGATGTGGACCTCGACTCGTTGGGAAAACTGCTAACGCAGACCACAGAGAAGCTATGCTTTGAACTAGAAAGGGGATCTTGCTGCTATGATTCTTTATGGTTTCGGAGTCCGGAATACCATCTACCATTAAATTAAAGTACAGAGAAATGATTGCAATAGAGATTTAAAATTGTTTGACGCATCCATTTTGTGTTTGGAAACAAAAATAACTAACAATTGGGAGAAGTTCGATTCTCTTATGGCAAAGTAGGAGTACTTGGAAAGTGGGTCTGGAAGTGAGGATAATGAACACCCAATCGAGAATGTGAGGAGGTTTGAGAGCTCTGTGCCATCAGGGACTGATGATAATGTGGTTTCAAGAGAAATTTCGAGGGTACTAAGTCGTGGTACGAATGGCAATGTACTTGTAAGTGCAGATTTTAGAGGCAACGGGTGGAGTAAACATGTTGGTCCTGAGATTTTAGAGAATAATGAAAAGGATTGTTTGCAGGAAGATGATGGGAGGAGGAAGCAACAAAAGATGGTTTCAAAATAGGTTACATATGTGATGTAGGAGCACCGGTGTAGTTCTTATCGATTTGAAcagttagcagtggaattgcttgaagatcgtggcatttcttcttgtttaagattttagcattgtggatttggatttactCCCTTGAGTTCGTTGTCTTTGTCGTGTTCAAGTTTCATGCCATTTGGATTTGATTATGTTGAGATATCGATTTCgatattggcccggttgatatgttcttactggttagtcttGCAGAGTGTTGAGCGAAGTGGAATCGGGTTGCAGTTGATTTCCGTGACTTGTGGATCGTTaaagatgttgttttgggccttggccggtattTCCGGAGGTCCGCGCATCATTTTATGCTTttgtgatgttcttagtgatttgagccgacatgttaccgttagcacgtttcatgaaccagttggtctttgggccgacttgatcaagttgttattatttgtggaCGGTATAAATGGAAGTTTGCGAATCATTTGAGGGGACAGaggatagaagatagaagacagagttagagatcaagcgaagatgtagCACTGGCAAGATTCTGATCCGGTGGACTGAAGCCGGAAGGGATGAGGTCTAGATTGGGGTTTACCCGTTACCCTGTTTCCAGAGGCCgaattgatgtgtagatgatctgcggatctaatatttgtgttgtaaggattgtttgtatcctggactgcgatccagcatgtggcatatataattcttcaaattgttataagaattgtttatactgtttaccagttatgtgttatgtgttgttaccgATT
The nucleotide sequence above comes from Cryptomeria japonica chromosome 11, Sugi_1.0, whole genome shotgun sequence. Encoded proteins:
- the LOC131031385 gene encoding uncharacterized protein LOC131031385 codes for the protein MVIIPLLKTKAVTLFHSHRDPSRLNNNAHFSRIKHTHTMPMPMPLKSTANLNFRALCRKDQLKEALHILLTTHTPPVNPSAYFQLLQTCIANNALSQGTQIHCLITQREFPFITSTLFQNKLIDMYVKCGSLAHARKVFDDMKKRSVSSWNTIIAAYRRHGYPHEALTLFHQMQRTGVEPDHFAFATILPACAKIRDLEQGMDIHRSIIERGFLSDVVVASALLDMYAKCGSIDKARELFDKMPGKNVISWNAMIAGYAQNGDLDKALKIFKEIPERNVVSWNAMVAGYEQNGFVEKALESFKQMRLAGIKPDRATFASVLPACAEMGSLEKGMGIHESIIEFGFLSDVVVANALIDMYAKCGRIEKARQVFNKMPEKNVVSWTAMMAGYAQGAFLGEALRLFKEMPQPDLISWNTIIVGYAVNGFAEKALEAFKQMQLAGVEPNSTTFANILSVCAKMGVLEQGMDIHQIVIECGLSSDVLVANALIDMYAKCGSLQKARELFEKMPQRDVISWTAMIAGYAQNGVLGEALRLFKEIPQPDVISWTAMIAGYVQNGHCEEAVEFFKKMQLTGVKPDSTTFASILPACAKIGALEQGIDIHQSIIESRLLSHTTVANALVDMYAKCGSIHKAREQFDKIPQRDVVSWNAMIGGYAQNGFCKDALKIFELMKHSGTQPDHVSFTCVLLACSHAGLVDEGCKYFNGISDSYCTMPTLDHYVCMVDLLGRAGYLEECLNFIIKMSIKPVVVVWMCLLGACRSYKNIGLGVFTATLLFELDLQNAATYVLLSNIYAEGGKWAEVQMIRKLMKDKGITKTPGCSWIGEREIVHAFCVEDRSHPSARKRLLDHLDDVADSIIDEFLSMLEFDSDMDHMPKMKGVVAAKVEGDADSPMYDKGRSKERGKSPRNREKSQGRSKSEAVACINGLSNHEPKSEIERLQREAAEADRRRKEREEAMARAAQEAALERRRQEKALLNVDGFRNSQVECNLWQSTYNNAHSALKNVDSQEYLESGSGSEDNEHPIENVRRFESSVPSGTDDNVVSREISRVLSRGTNGNVLVSADFRGNGWSKHVGPEILENNEKDCLQEDDGRRKQQKMAIANALEVVSMTIAENNGLQLIDMVEKFGGLDGQVQQYFEGMVQRCKDVGATIVICQWGFDDEANHLLMHLGLPTMRWVGGVELELIAIAIGGQIFPRSLELILDKLGKAGLAREKAFGTKKDTLSINYNHTMPMQNTLAANLKLPELCREGQLNKALHILLTTHNPTSHSKIYLQLLQICIAKNALSQGIQIHSLVTERVFPFASHIPFQNKLINMYFKCGNLLHARKVFDDMKERDGFSWNALIAAYRRHGFPREALALFHQMQQMGVQPDRFTFATILPACAKIKALEQGMDIHGSIIERDFLSDVVLANALVDMYAKCGSIHKARELFDKIPQKDVFSWNAMIAGYAQIGALCEALRLFNEMPLPDVVSWNAMIAGYTQNGLFENALEVFNQMQLEGVKADSATFASILPTCAKMGTLEQGKGIHQIIIESGFLSNVVVVSALVDMYAKSGNITKAREVFDKIPKRNVVSWNAMITGYAQNGFVEKAFETFKQMQLSGVQPVSTTFASILTACTKIGALEEGMSLHQSIIKSGFLSYVVVASALVDMYAKSGSTHKACELFHKMPQRDVVAWTALIAGYVQNGFVEMALETYKQMQSAIIKPDSTTFVSILPACAKLGALEHGMGIHQNIIESGFLSDAVANALIDMYAKCGRIHQACQLFNKMPHRDVISWNAMVAGYAQNGFCEDALKLFEVMKHSGVYPNHVSFTCVLFACSHAGLVDESCKYFNSMSDSYCMMPDIDHYVCMVDLLSRAGYLEETLNFIIKMPIKPVVVVWTSLLAVCRSLKNIGVGEYTATLLFELDPQDVGTYVLLSNIYAEVGMWDEAQMVRRLMKDRGIKKNPGCSWIEGNRMVHTFCVGDGSHPQTNEIYAKLNRLAI